The following coding sequences lie in one Glycine max cultivar Williams 82 chromosome 19, Glycine_max_v4.0, whole genome shotgun sequence genomic window:
- the LOC100787381 gene encoding cysteine-rich and transmembrane domain-containing protein WIH1 — protein sequence MNNYQIAPQDPYYPPPGYAPPYPPPQGYPPPGYPSAPPQPPPGYVPYPPPQYEGYQGYFNHGYPLPPPPNYHCHHAQHHHNDNPGFTSFLQGCLTAFCCCCLLEECCLF from the exons ATGAACAATTACCAGATAGCACCCCAAGACCCTTATTATCCTCCTCCAG GCTACGCCCCTCCTTATCCCCCACCACAGGGTTACCCGCCACCGGGTTACCCGTCAGCGCCGCCGCAGCCTCCGCCGGGGTACGTGCCGTATCCGCCGCCGCAGTACGAAGGCTACCAAGGCTATTTCAATCACGGGTATCCTCTGCCACCCCCTCCCAATTACCACTGCCATCACGCTCAGCACCATCACAATGATAACCCcggttttacttctttcttgCAAGGCTG CTTGACAGCATTTTGCTGCTGTTGTTTGCTAGAGGAGTGTTGCTTGTTCTGA
- the AFB3A gene encoding auxin signaling F-box 3 protein, with protein MMNYFPDEVIEHIFDYVVSHSDRNALSLVCKSWYRIERCTRQRVFIGNCYSITPERLIQRFPGLKSLTLKGKPHFADFSLVPYDWGGFVHPWVEALAKSRVGLEELRLKRMVVSDESLELLSRSFTHFKSLVLVSCEGFSTDGLAAIAANCRFLRELDLQENEVEDHKGQWLSCFPDNCTSLVSLNFACLKGEVSLGALERFVARSPNLKSLKLNRSVPVDALQRIMMRAPQLSDLGIGSLVHDPESEAYIKLKNTILKCKSITSLSGFLEVAPHCLAAIYPICPNLTSLNLSYAAGIQGSALVKLIHHCVKLQRLWIMDCIGDKGLGVVATTCKDLQELRVFPSVPFGDPAAVTEKGLVAISMGCPKLHSLLYFCHQMTNAALITVAKNCPNFIRFRLCILDATKPDPDTMQPLDEGFGAIVQSCRRLRRLSLSGKLTDQVFLYIGMYAEKLEMLSIAFAGDGDKGMLYVLNGCKKLRKLEIRDCPFGDMALLTDVGKYETMRSLWMSSCEVTVGACKLLAKKMPRLNVEIFNENEQEDCSLEDGQKVEKMYLYRTLAGKRKDAPEYVWTL; from the exons atgatgaatTATTTCCCCGACGAGGTAATAGAGCACATATTTGACTATGTGGTGTCACACAGTGACAGAAATGCTTTGTCTTTGGTGTGCAAAAGTTGGTACAGAATAGAGAGGTGTACGAGGCAAAGGGTGTTCATAGGGAACTGTTACTCCATCACTCCAGAGAGGTTGATCCAGAGGTTTCCTGGTCTAAAGTCTTTGACTTTGAAGGGAAAGCCTCATTTTGCTGACTTCAGTTTGGTGCCTTATGATTGGGGTGGCTTTGTGCATCCATGGGTTGAGGCACTGGCCAAGAGCAGGGTTGGTTTGGAGGAGCTTAGGCTCAAGAGGATGGTGGTCTCGGATGAGAGCCTGGAGCTACTTTCTCGTTCTTTCACACACTTCAAGTCTTTGGTTCTTGTTAGCTGTGAAGGGTTCTCTACCGATGGCCTTGCTGCTATAGCTGCAAATTGCAG GTTCCTTAGGGAGCTGGATCTGCAAGAAAATGAAGTTGAGGATCACAAAGGCCAATGGCTAAGTTGCTTTCCTGATAACTGCACATCACTTGTTTCTCTTAATTTTGCTTGCCTTAAAGGAGAGGTTAGTTTGGGAGCACTAGAGAGATTTGTGGCCAGATCTCCTAACCTGAAGAGTTTAAAGCTGAATCGTTCGGTGCCCGTTGATGCACTGCAAAGGATAATGATGCGAGCACCTCAACTATCGGATTTGGGTATTGGATCACTTGTCCATGATCCAGAATCGGAGGCCTACATAAAGCTTAAGAATACCATTCTCAAGTGCAAGTCCATAACCAGTTTGTCTGGGTTTTTGGAAGTTGCTCCTCATTGTCTTGCAGCTATATATCCTATTTGCCCGAACTTAACATCTTTGAACTTGAGCTATGCAGCAGGCATTCAGGGAAGTGCTCTGGTAAAACTAATTCATCACTGTGTTAAACTTCAGCGCTTATGG ATAATGGATTGCATTGGAGACAAAGGACTAGGTGTTGTAGCTACGACATGTAAAGATTTGCAAGAATTGAGGGTTTTTCCATCTGTTCCCTTTGGGGATCCAGCAGCTGTCACAGAAAAAGGGCTGGTTGCAATATCAATGGGCTGCCCTAAGCTTCACTCGTTACTCTACTTCTGCCACCAGATGACAAATGCTGCACTCATAACAGTGGCTAAGAACTGCCCAAATTTTATTCGATTCAGGTTGTGTATCCTTGATGCAACAAAACCTGACCCTGATACAATGCAGCCACTGGACGAAGGTTTTGGCGCAATTGTGCAGTCTTGCAGGCGACTCAGGCGCCTATCTCTCTCGGGGAAATTGACTGACCAGGTTTTCCTTTACATAGGAATGTATGCTGAGAAACTTGAAATGCTGTCTATTGCATTTGCTGGGGATGGTGACAAGGGAATGCTGTATGTGTTGAATGGATGCAAGAAGCTTAGGAAGCTTGAGATAAGAGACTGCCCTTTTGGCGACATGGCACTTCTGACGGACGTAGGGAAGTATGAAACAATGCGATCCCTTTGGATGTCGTCCTGTGAAGTGACTGTCGGAGCCTGCAAGTTGCTAGCCAAGAAGATGCCAAGGTTGAATGTGGAGATCTTCAATGAAAACGAGCAAGAAGATTGTAGTCTGGAAGATGGGCAGAAGGTAGAGAAGATGTATTTGTATCGTACATTGGCTGGGAAAAGGAAAGATGCACCAGAATATGTATGGACTCTGTAG